A region of Candidatus Thermoplasmatota archaeon DNA encodes the following proteins:
- a CDS encoding AbrB/MazE/SpoVT family DNA-binding domain-containing protein, with protein sequence MKVHRVLNRRYGNKTYHSWRLTSLPAKTVEELGWKSGDTLDVVVQKGALVIARRGKLPPLP encoded by the coding sequence ATGAAGGTCCATCGCGTCCTCAACCGCCGCTACGGCAACAAGACGTACCACAGCTGGCGCCTCACGAGCCTTCCGGCCAAGACCGTAGAAGAGCTCGGCTGGAAGAGCGGCGACACGCTCGACGTCGTCGTCCAGAAGGGGGCGCTCGTGATCGCGCGGCGCGGCAAGCTGCCGCCGCTGCCGTAG
- a CDS encoding Lrp/AsnC family transcriptional regulator gives MDAVDIRILRAMGPFPYAPRANGSDALRPARIAREVGLSPETVRDRIARMEGTGVIAGYEIVPNLRHLGLSADAFLIRPPDEPHRERLRNSLGLVEGLLEVTYFLGTEACVDLSFQTPGQRATRLRALAEASGDPSPLPFLGWRMPAVERSLSHLDWRIVRALRGRAKRSLVEVAEELGVGYRTVKRHYDRMAEEGSFFVKPLLNPAAEPGVVPFVLLFFFEDPADRQAPGRILRALDEHVVFAHPPASLQAGNFDVLVFASSAMDVERLRQKGAAVPGVTRVQALVLTDVDSRMDWIDELLDAKLAAAAAASGSGAPDPAR, from the coding sequence ATGGACGCCGTCGACATCCGCATCCTTCGCGCGATGGGACCCTTCCCCTATGCGCCGCGCGCCAACGGCTCCGACGCGCTGCGGCCCGCGCGCATCGCACGCGAGGTGGGCCTGAGCCCGGAGACGGTCCGGGACCGCATCGCGCGCATGGAGGGAACGGGGGTGATCGCCGGCTACGAGATCGTCCCGAACCTCCGGCACCTGGGCCTGTCCGCCGACGCCTTCTTGATCCGGCCGCCCGACGAGCCGCACCGCGAGCGCCTGCGCAACTCCCTCGGGCTCGTCGAGGGCCTGCTGGAGGTCACGTACTTCCTTGGGACCGAGGCGTGCGTGGACCTCTCGTTCCAGACGCCCGGTCAACGGGCGACGCGGCTTCGCGCGCTCGCGGAGGCGTCGGGCGATCCCTCGCCGCTTCCGTTCCTCGGGTGGCGCATGCCCGCGGTCGAGCGCTCCCTCTCGCACCTCGACTGGCGGATCGTGCGCGCGCTGCGCGGCCGCGCCAAGCGGTCGCTCGTCGAGGTCGCCGAGGAGCTGGGCGTGGGCTACCGCACCGTGAAGCGTCACTACGATCGCATGGCCGAGGAGGGGAGCTTCTTCGTGAAGCCGCTTCTCAACCCCGCGGCCGAGCCGGGCGTCGTGCCCTTCGTGCTCTTGTTCTTCTTCGAGGATCCGGCGGACCGCCAGGCTCCCGGGCGCATCCTCCGCGCTCTCGACGAGCACGTCGTGTTCGCGCACCCGCCGGCTTCGTTGCAGGCGGGCAACTTCGACGTGCTCGTGTTCGCCTCCTCGGCCATGGACGTGGAGCGATTGCGGCAGAAGGGGGCGGCCGTGCCGGGCGTGACCCGCGTGCAGGCGCTCGTGCTCACCGACGTGGACTCGCGCATGGATTGGATCGACGAGCTTCTCGACGCGAAGCTTGCGGCCGCGGCGGCCGCGTCAGGAAGCGGGGCCCCGGACCCCGCGCGCTGA
- a CDS encoding nuclear transport factor 2 family protein: protein MNRSNPEATKAIQGLQLEFPRLFNGGNYEALVNTHYTEDATFLPPGVPAVSGRAALRGFFQEMGKAYSNVRIAPGPVESSGDLAVAQGTYRADLVLPDGRKVEDRGKFLEGWRKTADGTWKCFADTFTSDLEHA, encoded by the coding sequence GTGAACCGAAGCAACCCCGAAGCGACGAAGGCGATCCAGGGCCTGCAGCTCGAATTCCCGCGTCTGTTCAACGGCGGCAACTACGAGGCGCTCGTGAACACGCACTACACCGAGGACGCGACGTTCTTGCCGCCCGGTGTGCCCGCGGTCTCCGGCCGCGCGGCGCTGCGGGGCTTCTTCCAGGAGATGGGCAAGGCCTACTCGAACGTCCGCATCGCGCCCGGTCCCGTGGAGTCGTCGGGGGACCTCGCCGTGGCGCAAGGAACCTACCGCGCCGACCTCGTGCTGCCCGACGGCCGCAAGGTCGAGGACCGCGGCAAGTTCCTCGAAGGCTGGCGAAAGACCGCCGACGGCACGTGGAAGTGCTTCGCCGACACCTTCACGAGCGACCTCGAGCATGCGTAA
- a CDS encoding class I SAM-dependent methyltransferase, translated as MSHLPSSARREPLTDRLLAWNIAAYEAASVYLGDRLGLYRALDRMGDASAPELARETGTDPRYVREWLEQQAVAGILEVATRSDDGDARRYRIPPDDREALLEPDSLAHLAPLSRFTVGVYSGLPRLVEAFRTGQGVPYAAYGADAREGQADVNRTLFVSLLGRDWLPAIPDLHERFQDAPPARVADVGCGTGWSSIAMAKAYPRIAVDGLDLDAPSVELARSLAKAHGVDDRVRFVVSDAADPTLAGRYDLVTVFEALHDMAHPVEALASLRRLLAPGGSVLIADERCAESFVAPGPPSERLFYAWSVLFCLPTSREQPGSAATGTAMRPATLRAYAEKAGFARVEILSIEHDLWRFYRLWPDA; from the coding sequence GTGAGCCATCTTCCGTCCAGCGCGCGTCGGGAGCCCCTCACCGACCGCCTTCTCGCCTGGAACATCGCCGCCTACGAGGCGGCGAGCGTGTATCTTGGCGACCGGTTGGGCCTCTACCGCGCGCTGGACCGGATGGGCGACGCCAGCGCGCCCGAGCTCGCCCGCGAGACGGGCACCGACCCGCGCTACGTACGCGAGTGGCTCGAGCAGCAGGCGGTCGCGGGAATCCTGGAAGTGGCCACCCGATCGGACGACGGCGACGCTCGGCGGTACCGCATCCCGCCGGACGACCGGGAGGCGCTCCTTGAGCCCGACAGCCTGGCGCACCTTGCGCCTCTGTCCCGCTTCACGGTGGGCGTCTACTCGGGCCTGCCGCGGCTCGTCGAAGCGTTCCGCACGGGGCAAGGCGTGCCGTACGCGGCCTACGGGGCCGACGCTCGCGAAGGCCAGGCCGACGTGAACCGCACCCTCTTCGTGAGCCTTCTGGGCCGCGATTGGCTCCCCGCGATCCCCGACCTGCACGAGCGCTTCCAGGACGCTCCGCCCGCGCGCGTGGCGGACGTCGGATGCGGCACGGGTTGGTCGTCCATCGCCATGGCGAAAGCCTACCCTCGCATCGCCGTCGACGGCCTCGACCTCGACGCGCCATCCGTCGAGCTTGCCCGCTCCCTCGCGAAAGCCCACGGCGTCGACGACCGCGTGCGCTTTGTGGTCTCCGACGCCGCCGATCCTACGCTTGCGGGCCGCTACGATCTCGTCACCGTGTTCGAAGCGCTGCACGACATGGCGCATCCGGTGGAGGCCCTCGCCTCGCTCCGTCGCCTGCTTGCGCCCGGCGGAAGCGTGCTTATCGCCGACGAGCGCTGCGCGGAATCCTTCGTCGCGCCCGGACCGCCTTCGGAACGGCTCTTCTACGCCTGGAGCGTCCTCTTCTGCCTTCCCACATCGCGCGAGCAACCGGGCTCGGCCGCCACGGGCACGGCGATGCGGCCGGCGACGCTTCGCGCGTACGCCGAGAAAGCAGGCTTCGCGCGCGTGGAGATCCTGTCGATCGAGCACGATCTCTGGCGGTTCTACCGCCTGTGGCCGGACGCCTAG
- a CDS encoding CxxC-x17-CxxC domain-containing protein, translating into MSWRGAEHDRKEMFNARCGKCGDPTRVPFDPAKSPGQPIMCRNCRAIYT; encoded by the coding sequence ATGAGCTGGCGCGGCGCAGAGCACGATCGCAAGGAGATGTTCAACGCCCGCTGCGGCAAGTGCGGGGACCCCACTCGCGTGCCCTTCGACCCGGCCAAGAGTCCGGGACAGCCGATCATGTGCCGGAACTGCCGCGCGATCTACACCTAG